A stretch of Bacillus spongiae DNA encodes these proteins:
- the prpB gene encoding methylisocitrate lyase has product MAWLVDQPMNQKQLADQFRVLMLSPDILQIPGAHDAMAALVAKEAGFTSLYLSGAAYTASRGLPDLGIVTSTEMAERAKDLIRATNLPLLVDIDTGFGGVLNTARTAREMLEANVAAVQIEDQQLPKKCGHLNGKQLVSTEEMIQKIKVIKEVAPSLIVIARTDARSVEGLEASIERARAYIEAGADAIFPEALQSSKEFRLFSEKLTVPMLANMTEFGKTPYYTAEEFANMGIQMVIYPVTSLRVAAKAYEQVFQLIKNEGSQQDALLTMQTRKELYETISYYKFEDLDREMAKTKLPNEELKK; this is encoded by the coding sequence ATGGCTTGGTTAGTTGATCAACCAATGAATCAAAAACAGCTAGCGGATCAATTTCGAGTGCTAATGTTATCCCCGGATATATTGCAAATTCCAGGTGCTCATGATGCCATGGCTGCATTAGTTGCCAAAGAAGCAGGATTCACTTCGCTTTATTTATCAGGAGCAGCTTATACAGCAAGCAGAGGGCTGCCTGATTTGGGAATCGTCACGTCAACAGAAATGGCAGAGCGAGCAAAGGATTTGATCCGAGCAACTAATTTACCGTTATTGGTAGATATTGATACGGGATTTGGAGGCGTTTTGAATACTGCTAGAACAGCGAGAGAAATGTTAGAAGCAAATGTAGCGGCAGTGCAAATTGAAGATCAACAGCTACCGAAGAAATGTGGGCATTTAAACGGGAAACAGTTGGTCTCCACGGAAGAAATGATTCAAAAAATTAAGGTAATCAAAGAAGTAGCTCCTTCTCTAATTGTCATAGCACGTACGGATGCACGATCGGTTGAAGGATTGGAGGCATCTATTGAAAGAGCTCGTGCCTACATAGAAGCAGGAGCAGATGCTATTTTCCCTGAAGCACTTCAGTCATCAAAAGAGTTTCGTCTATTCTCAGAAAAGTTAACAGTGCCAATGCTTGCAAATATGACTGAATTTGGAAAAACGCCATATTATACAGCAGAAGAGTTTGCGAATATGGGGATTCAAATGGTGATTTATCCCGTCACGTCTCTTCGAGTAGCAGCGAAAGCATACGAGCAAGTGTTTCAGTTGATAAAGAACGAAGGGTCGCAACAAGATGCCCTTTTAACGATGCAAACACGGAAAGAACTGTATGAAACCATTTCATATTATAAATTTGAAGACTTAGACCGTGAGATGGCCAAAACGAAATTACCGAATGAAGAACTAAAGAAATAA
- a CDS encoding acyl-CoA dehydrogenase family protein, whose product MGKIENRWKRSYLFQQDEVSIPFTPEDFVNEEELIAKTTELFIKQDVTPHISAIEKHHYDVTRTLFSKAGELGLLGVEVPEKYGGLALNKRIAGLIAEKMGFGGSFSVSYNIHAGVGTLPYVYFGNEEQKQKYLPKLVSGDWIGAYALTESSAGSDALHPKTSAVLNENGTAWFLSGEKQWITNAQIADVYVVFAQTNEGMTAFIVERSYDGVSIGPEEEKMGIKGSSTATLILEDVLVPKENVLGELGKGHHVALNILNMARLKLAFSNIGTSKQALQLAVEYGKERKQFNKSIVNFTLIQEKIANMAVSIYGAESAAYRTAGELDNVVIQGNESDLITKLSSFALECAVNKVNSSETLSEIVDEAVQIHGGYGYMQDYEIERLYRDARISRIFEGTNEINRLTISKQLVKECSEEKLSSMSMSLDNKEERNHQYILLAKELLKRSLLSLANVELTKEQEYSRLLADMVKDIYIIESALSRTEKTRKKNGQVNDQMKRWITDVLCEERYRQVEEAAITIMSGAESDEDKRKRQINEIRRLPVPLYQNLFLKKRYIAKEIIHNPRYFK is encoded by the coding sequence ATGGGTAAAATAGAAAACAGGTGGAAACGTTCTTACTTGTTTCAACAAGATGAAGTAAGTATACCCTTTACACCAGAAGATTTTGTTAATGAAGAGGAGCTTATTGCTAAAACGACAGAACTTTTTATTAAGCAGGATGTTACACCTCATATTTCGGCGATTGAAAAACATCATTATGATGTGACACGTACGCTGTTCTCGAAAGCAGGAGAACTTGGATTATTAGGTGTTGAAGTACCAGAGAAGTATGGGGGGCTAGCTTTAAATAAACGGATAGCTGGACTGATTGCTGAGAAAATGGGTTTCGGTGGTTCTTTCAGTGTTTCCTATAATATTCACGCTGGTGTGGGTACATTGCCGTATGTGTACTTTGGAAATGAGGAACAAAAACAAAAATATTTGCCTAAACTTGTTTCTGGTGACTGGATTGGAGCTTATGCTTTAACCGAATCAAGTGCGGGTTCTGATGCACTTCATCCGAAGACAAGCGCGGTGTTGAATGAGAATGGAACAGCTTGGTTTTTAAGTGGAGAAAAGCAATGGATTACCAATGCTCAGATTGCAGATGTGTATGTCGTTTTTGCTCAAACAAATGAAGGAATGACAGCCTTTATTGTAGAGAGGTCTTATGATGGCGTTTCAATCGGTCCTGAAGAGGAGAAAATGGGCATTAAAGGATCATCAACTGCGACACTTATTTTAGAAGATGTATTAGTACCGAAAGAAAACGTACTTGGCGAGCTTGGGAAAGGGCATCATGTTGCCTTAAATATATTAAATATGGCTCGTTTGAAACTAGCATTTTCTAATATAGGTACTTCTAAACAAGCACTTCAGCTTGCTGTAGAGTATGGAAAAGAGCGAAAGCAATTTAATAAATCTATTGTGAATTTTACGCTAATACAAGAAAAGATTGCTAACATGGCAGTATCAATCTATGGAGCAGAAAGTGCCGCTTATCGAACAGCAGGTGAGTTAGATAACGTGGTGATTCAGGGAAATGAGAGTGATCTGATCACAAAGCTCTCCTCATTTGCGTTAGAGTGTGCTGTTAATAAAGTCAATAGCTCTGAAACGTTAAGTGAAATCGTTGATGAAGCGGTTCAAATCCATGGTGGGTACGGTTATATGCAAGACTATGAAATCGAACGCTTATATAGGGATGCGAGGATTAGTCGAATATTTGAAGGAACAAATGAAATTAATCGCTTAACAATATCCAAACAATTAGTAAAGGAATGTTCCGAAGAAAAGCTTTCAAGTATGAGCATGTCACTTGATAACAAAGAAGAAAGGAATCATCAGTACATTTTGTTAGCGAAGGAGTTACTGAAAAGATCCTTACTCTCCTTGGCAAATGTAGAACTGACAAAGGAGCAAGAATATTCACGTTTGTTAGCTGATATGGTGAAAGATATATATATTATCGAGTCTGCTTTATCGCGGACAGAAAAAACAAGGAAGAAAAATGGTCAAGTAAATGACCAAATGAAGCGGTGGATAACGGATGTCTTATGTGAGGAAAGGTATCGACAAGTAGAAGAGGCGGCTATAACCATCATGTCGGGTGCTGAATCAGATGAAGACAAACGAAAAAGACAGATAAATGAGATTCGTAGATTACCTGTCCCTCTATACCAAAACTTGTTTCTAAAGAAAAGATATATTGCGAAAGAGATCATTCATAACCCTCGATACTTTAAATGA
- a CDS encoding NAD(P)-dependent oxidoreductase, producing MNKIGFVGLGNMGLPMSENLLNSGYTVYGVDVQSEAEAAFEQFGGIIGISLPNLSKLCEVIITSLPSSKAVETVYLGEEGLIENSRPGLLIIDTSTVAPEVNQKVESAAKRKGIEFLAAPVSGGVVGAVNRTLTFMVGGPKKAYDRSIPLLQSLGENIFHVSEKIESGTTTKLINNLLIGFYTAGVSEALNLAEKSDLNLEKLFEMLSVSYGQSRIYERNYKSFIANEHYEPGFSLKLLRKDLGFALDLAEKQQLKLPMSKILFEMYEEAEQKGFGEKDMSVLYKKISQQQATIL from the coding sequence ATGAATAAAATTGGTTTTGTCGGTTTAGGAAATATGGGCCTTCCTATGTCTGAAAATTTGCTCAATTCTGGTTATACAGTGTATGGTGTCGATGTACAAAGTGAGGCAGAAGCTGCTTTTGAACAATTCGGAGGAATCATTGGCATTTCTCTTCCAAATTTGTCTAAACTCTGTGAAGTGATCATAACAAGCTTACCTTCTTCAAAAGCGGTTGAAACTGTTTATTTAGGAGAAGAGGGACTAATTGAAAACAGTCGCCCAGGCTTATTAATTATAGACACTAGTACAGTAGCACCAGAAGTCAATCAAAAAGTTGAATCAGCGGCAAAACGAAAAGGAATTGAATTTTTGGCAGCCCCTGTCAGTGGAGGAGTAGTAGGGGCAGTGAATCGAACCTTAACCTTTATGGTAGGTGGTCCAAAAAAGGCATATGATCGCTCCATACCGCTTTTACAATCGTTAGGGGAAAATATTTTTCATGTAAGTGAGAAAATTGAAAGTGGAACGACTACGAAGTTGATAAACAATCTACTCATCGGATTTTATACAGCGGGGGTTAGTGAAGCACTTAATTTAGCCGAAAAAAGCGACCTTAATCTTGAAAAGCTGTTTGAAATGTTAAGTGTAAGTTACGGACAAAGTCGTATTTACGAACGAAATTACAAAAGCTTCATAGCTAATGAACACTATGAGCCTGGTTTTTCTCTAAAGCTATTAAGAAAAGATTTAGGATTTGCCTTGGATTTAGCGGAGAAACAGCAATTGAAATTGCCAATGAGCAAAATTTTATTTGAGATGTACGAAGAAGCTGAGCAAAAGGGCTTTGGTGAAAAGGATATGTCAGTGCTTTACAAGAAAATAAGTCAGCAGCAGGCGACTATTTTATAA
- a CDS encoding CoA-acylating methylmalonate-semialdehyde dehydrogenase, whose translation MISTDQKMKNHINGEWVDAISTEIEAVPNPATGQIIAYVPLSEKEDVDKAVQAAERAYQEWAQRPVPQRSRLLYKYLQLLQQEKEQLAQIITMENGKTLKDARGEVQRGIEVVELATTTPNLMMGEALPNIAEGIDGSIWRYPLGVVAGITPFNFPMMVPLWMFPLAIACGNTFVLKASERTPILAGKLVELFYQSGFPKGVLNLVHGGKEVVNRIVEHPEIKAISFVGSEPVAKYVYQTGTAHGKRVQALAGAKNHAIVMPDCELKKTVQGVIGAAFGSSGERCMACSVVAVVEEVADELMEMLVSETQKLKIGDGRYEDNFVGPLIRDTHKSRVLEYIASGVTEGASLVVDGRNVEENKDGFYVGATIFDHVNSEMKIWQDEIFAPVLSVVRVKSLEEGIELTNQSRFANGAVIYTSNGKHAQAFREKIDAGMIGVNVNVPAPMAFFSFAGNKASFFGDLGTNGKDGVQFYTRKKVVTERWF comes from the coding sequence ATGATTTCCACTGACCAAAAAATGAAAAACCATATTAATGGAGAATGGGTAGACGCGATTAGCACAGAAATTGAAGCAGTTCCAAATCCGGCAACGGGGCAAATTATTGCTTATGTCCCTTTGTCTGAAAAAGAAGATGTTGACAAAGCTGTACAAGCAGCTGAAAGAGCTTATCAGGAGTGGGCGCAACGACCTGTCCCACAACGCTCTAGACTATTATATAAATATTTACAGCTATTACAACAAGAAAAAGAGCAGTTAGCTCAAATTATTACGATGGAAAATGGAAAAACGTTAAAAGATGCTCGTGGAGAAGTGCAGCGCGGAATAGAGGTGGTGGAGCTAGCTACAACAACTCCTAACTTAATGATGGGAGAAGCGCTCCCAAATATTGCAGAAGGAATTGATGGTTCCATTTGGAGATACCCATTAGGAGTGGTAGCCGGTATTACACCATTCAACTTTCCGATGATGGTTCCTTTATGGATGTTCCCGCTTGCCATTGCATGCGGAAATACTTTCGTTCTAAAAGCATCAGAGCGGACCCCTATTTTAGCGGGAAAGCTTGTTGAACTTTTTTATCAGTCTGGCTTTCCAAAAGGAGTTTTGAATTTAGTACACGGTGGTAAGGAAGTTGTCAATCGTATAGTAGAACATCCTGAGATTAAAGCAATTTCATTTGTTGGGTCAGAACCTGTTGCCAAGTACGTTTATCAAACTGGTACTGCTCACGGAAAGCGTGTTCAGGCTCTTGCAGGTGCAAAAAACCATGCCATCGTTATGCCTGATTGTGAATTAAAGAAAACGGTTCAAGGGGTAATTGGTGCAGCATTCGGTAGCAGTGGCGAGCGTTGTATGGCTTGTTCAGTGGTAGCCGTTGTAGAGGAAGTTGCCGATGAATTGATGGAGATGCTTGTGTCGGAAACACAAAAATTAAAAATCGGCGATGGACGATATGAGGATAATTTTGTCGGCCCTTTAATTCGTGATACCCATAAGAGTCGTGTATTAGAATACATCGCAAGTGGTGTAACAGAAGGTGCTTCATTAGTAGTCGATGGACGTAATGTTGAAGAAAATAAAGACGGCTTTTACGTAGGAGCTACCATTTTCGATCATGTCAACTCGGAAATGAAAATATGGCAAGATGAGATATTTGCTCCCGTATTAAGTGTCGTTCGAGTAAAAAGCCTTGAAGAGGGTATCGAGCTAACAAATCAATCTAGGTTTGCGAATGGCGCTGTTATTTATACATCTAATGGGAAACACGCTCAAGCGTTTCGAGAAAAAATAGATGCTGGAATGATTGGAGTAAATGTAAATGTACCTGCTCCAATGGCATTCTTTTCCTTTGCGGGAAACAAAGCTTCTTTCTTTGGAGACCTTGGAACAAATGGAAAAGATGGTGTGCAATTTTATACTCGAAAAAAAGTCGTGACGGAACGTTGGTTTTAG
- a CDS encoding enoyl-CoA hydratase-related protein — MDYTYAKVKTIDFITTITIDNPPANTLSTECIHELRSIFEELSHDDGTNAIILTGSGRFFVAGADIKEFVQAFENKEMALQMAKAGQALCNEIEAMMKPVIAAINGPALGGGLELAMGCHYRIASNDALLGLPELKLGLLPTFGGTQRLSRLTNTATAMDMILSSKQISADEAVQLGLIQLVACKEELLKTAQMVAQAFVQGKSMTSVSRAVECIMLSNHETLEVGLEMERARFAELFLTNDAKEGVNAFIEKRKPTFNHS, encoded by the coding sequence ATGGATTACACGTATGCAAAGGTTAAGACGATAGATTTTATTACCACAATTACGATAGATAATCCGCCAGCTAATACATTGTCAACTGAATGTATTCATGAACTACGTTCAATTTTTGAAGAGCTGTCTCATGATGATGGAACAAATGCCATCATTCTTACGGGAAGTGGACGTTTCTTTGTGGCTGGAGCGGATATTAAAGAGTTTGTACAAGCTTTTGAGAACAAGGAGATGGCCCTTCAAATGGCGAAAGCCGGACAGGCGCTTTGCAATGAAATTGAAGCAATGATGAAACCTGTAATTGCGGCTATAAATGGTCCTGCACTTGGAGGCGGATTAGAATTAGCGATGGGGTGTCATTATCGTATAGCTTCAAACGATGCTTTGCTTGGGCTACCAGAACTAAAGTTAGGGTTACTTCCTACATTTGGTGGAACACAGAGGTTAAGTAGGTTAACCAATACAGCAACTGCTATGGATATGATCCTTTCTAGTAAGCAAATATCGGCAGATGAAGCTGTTCAACTGGGACTTATTCAGCTCGTCGCATGTAAGGAAGAATTGTTGAAAACGGCACAGATGGTGGCACAAGCATTTGTTCAAGGGAAAAGCATGACAAGTGTTTCAAGAGCAGTTGAATGTATTATGTTAAGTAATCATGAAACGTTAGAGGTAGGTCTTGAAATGGAAAGAGCTCGGTTTGCTGAATTATTCTTAACAAATGATGCAAAAGAAGGCGTCAATGCATTTATTGAAAAGCGAAAACCTACATTTAATCATTCGTGA
- a CDS encoding enoyl-CoA hydratase/isomerase family protein: MTNEVLFSVRSNGVATITLNRPKVLNSLSYEMLSLLRTKLEEWESDDAIQVIVMRGAGTKGFCAGGDIKALYKAQSSQSALEKAERFFEEEYQVDQAIYSYSKPIVALLDGIVMGGGVGLTYGSSYRIVTERTKWAMPEMNIGFFPDVGGAYFLNRAPGHIGRYLALTASVIQAPDVLYINGADSYMLSAHLEAFIAKIEATDWQSKSVEHRLQELVEEYSCTPSEKAVLSPIQSEIDSHFSFNTMEEIIESLAHDSSEFASKTKRLLLSKSPASLKITLKQLTNGVDKTVEECFATDLVLAKKFLKHNDFYEGIRSILIDKDQAPQYVYQQLSDVPDEMVQQFFHLKRSQDISK, from the coding sequence ATGACAAATGAAGTGCTTTTTTCCGTTCGTTCAAATGGTGTAGCGACAATTACGTTGAATCGCCCTAAAGTACTTAATTCACTTTCTTATGAAATGTTGTCTCTGTTGCGTACAAAATTAGAAGAATGGGAAAGTGATGATGCCATTCAAGTCATTGTGATGAGAGGGGCAGGTACGAAAGGTTTTTGTGCGGGCGGTGATATTAAAGCTCTCTATAAGGCTCAATCTAGTCAATCGGCTTTAGAGAAGGCTGAGAGATTTTTTGAAGAAGAATATCAAGTGGATCAGGCAATCTACTCGTATTCGAAACCAATTGTTGCCCTCCTTGATGGAATTGTCATGGGTGGCGGAGTGGGATTGACTTATGGTTCTAGCTATCGCATTGTTACGGAAAGAACAAAATGGGCGATGCCTGAAATGAATATTGGGTTCTTTCCTGATGTAGGAGGAGCTTACTTTTTAAATCGTGCACCAGGACATATTGGTCGATATTTAGCCTTAACAGCATCTGTCATTCAAGCACCTGATGTTTTATATATTAATGGGGCAGACTCCTATATGCTCAGTGCACACTTAGAGGCATTTATAGCAAAAATTGAAGCGACAGACTGGCAAAGTAAAAGTGTAGAACATCGGTTACAGGAACTTGTTGAGGAGTATTCTTGTACACCTTCTGAAAAAGCTGTCCTTTCTCCAATCCAAAGCGAGATTGATTCTCATTTTTCATTTAACACAATGGAGGAGATTATTGAATCGCTAGCACATGATTCAAGCGAATTTGCTTCTAAAACAAAGAGGTTACTATTGTCTAAATCACCAGCATCACTAAAAATAACGTTAAAGCAGTTGACGAATGGTGTTGATAAAACGGTCGAAGAATGCTTTGCAACAGACCTTGTATTGGCAAAAAAATTTTTGAAGCACAATGACTTTTATGAAGGAATACGGTCTATTCTGATTGATAAAGATCAAGCTCCTCAATATGTTTATCAACAACTTTCTGATGTCCCGGATGAAATGGTTCAACAGTTCTTTCATTTAAAGAGGAGCCAGGATATTAGTAAATAA
- a CDS encoding immunity 26/phosphotriesterase HocA family protein, whose protein sequence is MAFDLLIKMQPSRKQRKEGEVFAIQPFKNTFYYGKVIRTKLPSKSLMVKGMNLIYIYNQHSKEMKIPMELNPNNLLIPPQIVNNQGWLKGYFQTLDIQPILEEERSIDFGFWDIKVKEYVDEEGERINRVPALHEDFGVGSYGSVGYSVKKFLK, encoded by the coding sequence ATGGCATTTGATTTGTTAATAAAGATGCAACCATCGAGAAAGCAAAGAAAAGAAGGTGAAGTATTTGCAATTCAGCCTTTTAAAAATACTTTTTACTATGGGAAAGTAATAAGAACAAAACTTCCAAGTAAAAGTCTCATGGTGAAAGGAATGAACCTAATTTACATTTACAACCAACACTCAAAAGAAATGAAAATACCAATGGAACTGAACCCTAATAATCTTCTAATCCCACCACAGATAGTGAATAACCAGGGTTGGTTAAAAGGATACTTCCAAACATTAGATATACAACCTATTTTAGAGGAAGAACGATCTATCGACTTTGGTTTTTGGGACATAAAAGTTAAAGAATATGTAGATGAAGAAGGAGAACGAATAAACCGCGTTCCAGCTCTTCATGAAGATTTTGGTGTAGGAAGTTATGGTTCAGTTGGATATTCAGTGAAAAAGTTTTTGAAGTAA
- a CDS encoding molybdenum cofactor guanylyltransferase — MYNTVGVVLSGGASRRFGSFKAKATYKGEYFFRIAENALTPHVDKVVVISHPELTSWIKENSNALVVEDLHQYKGLGPLAGIFTAMQTLESYWYFVLSCDVPYITSDIISKISQGKSVLFDGIVPYIEGRLQPLVAMYSNNVRPLIKSQLDQVNFRMCDTINQLNIKQVSEKTLGVDPVCFKNINSFVDYKLLD; from the coding sequence ATGTATAATACTGTCGGAGTAGTGTTAAGCGGTGGTGCTTCAAGGCGATTTGGAAGTTTTAAAGCAAAAGCTACATATAAAGGAGAGTATTTTTTTCGAATAGCTGAGAATGCATTAACACCCCATGTTGATAAAGTAGTGGTCATTAGTCATCCTGAACTAACAAGTTGGATTAAGGAAAATAGTAATGCATTAGTAGTTGAGGATCTTCACCAGTATAAGGGGTTAGGTCCACTTGCTGGGATTTTTACTGCAATGCAAACGTTAGAAAGCTATTGGTATTTTGTTTTATCTTGTGATGTTCCTTACATAACAAGTGATATAATAAGTAAAATTTCTCAGGGTAAATCGGTCCTTTTTGATGGCATTGTTCCTTACATTGAAGGAAGATTACAGCCACTTGTTGCAATGTATTCGAACAATGTTAGACCCTTAATAAAGAGTCAATTAGATCAAGTGAATTTTAGAATGTGTGATACGATTAATCAACTAAATATTAAGCAGGTTTCTGAAAAGACATTAGGAGTTGATCCAGTGTGCTTTAAAAATATTAATTCATTTGTTGACTATAAATTATTAGATTAA
- a CDS encoding Mrp/NBP35 family ATP-binding protein, translating to MLSGKVISVNSGKGGVGKSTVSANLAVSLSEMGKAVALIDFDIYGSSIPSMMNISNGPKSINNKIIPVESHGIKIMSMGFIVKNNDPVVWRGPMLGKVINQFINEVIWGDLDYVIIDMPPGTGDVAMDVNRMVPNSHQILVTTPHPTSSHVAERAGKMAFQNKHQFLGIVENMSFFQPPDYDTKYYIFGKGGSEQLASKLGTELIARLPIIAPNETDFEPSIYKKGNLLYDKYKDLATKVDDSIA from the coding sequence ATGTTATCAGGAAAGGTTATTTCAGTTAACTCTGGAAAAGGTGGCGTTGGAAAATCTACGGTTTCAGCAAATCTCGCAGTATCTCTAAGTGAAATGGGAAAAGCGGTAGCGCTGATAGACTTTGATATATATGGAAGTAGTATTCCAAGTATGATGAATATTAGTAATGGACCAAAATCAATTAATAATAAGATTATACCTGTTGAATCACATGGAATTAAAATTATGTCAATGGGATTTATTGTAAAAAATAATGATCCTGTAGTATGGAGAGGGCCCATGTTAGGGAAGGTGATTAATCAATTTATCAACGAAGTCATTTGGGGAGACCTTGATTATGTCATTATAGATATGCCGCCAGGAACGGGGGATGTAGCGATGGATGTGAATAGAATGGTACCAAATTCACATCAAATCCTTGTTACCACCCCACACCCAACCTCTTCACACGTAGCAGAACGAGCAGGAAAAATGGCTTTTCAAAATAAACATCAGTTCTTAGGGATTGTAGAGAATATGTCATTTTTTCAGCCACCAGACTACGATACAAAATACTATATATTTGGGAAAGGCGGATCGGAACAATTGGCTTCTAAATTAGGAACCGAATTAATTGCAAGATTGCCAATAATTGCACCAAATGAAACCGATTTTGAACCTTCTATCTACAAAAAAGGGAACCTACTATATGATAAATATAAGGATTTAGCAACAAAAGTAGATGATTCTATCGCATAA
- a CDS encoding ubiquinol-cytochrome c reductase iron-sulfur subunit yields MNKIEEYLRKLAFNYKREREIDLNRRGFIASTLSLMGVLFISSTPLLSLAKIREEESDELKLFIANEEDLQVGDSVSFSYPEENDPALLIKIADNEYRAYNIKCTHLMCPVYWEKESHELVCPCHNGFFNVEDGSVISGPPPRGLPSIKLAFKNKEIYAIGIEQAQH; encoded by the coding sequence ATGAACAAAATAGAAGAGTACTTGCGTAAGTTAGCTTTCAATTATAAACGAGAAAGAGAAATCGATTTAAATAGGAGAGGATTTATTGCCTCTACCCTTTCTCTAATGGGCGTACTTTTCATAAGTTCCACTCCTCTTTTGTCACTTGCAAAAATAAGGGAAGAAGAAAGTGATGAACTTAAACTGTTTATCGCAAATGAAGAGGACTTACAAGTTGGAGATAGTGTGTCATTTTCTTATCCAGAAGAAAATGACCCAGCACTTCTAATCAAAATTGCGGATAATGAGTATCGCGCCTATAACATTAAATGTACCCATTTAATGTGCCCTGTATATTGGGAAAAAGAATCACATGAGCTTGTCTGTCCTTGTCACAATGGCTTTTTCAACGTAGAAGATGGCTCAGTGATATCTGGACCACCGCCTAGAGGATTACCATCCATTAAGCTTGCTTTCAAGAACAAGGAAATCTATGCAATTGGTATAGAACAAGCTCAACATTAG
- a CDS encoding 4Fe-4S dicluster domain-containing protein, which produces MGSKVLYIDYERCIGCRACVIGCEECSGHDHLSRMFVDELNPGETVATSPTPCMHCETPACAESCPVQAISVTEDGFVLSASLEKCIGCKNCTYACPFGIPRVDDEKKFMYKCDMCYDRTKEGRPTMCASVCPTDTIQYLDEEELKNFPSKPVQFKWDFGGTVIETKTVVGKPDTKEHRFGYWDNEGVSL; this is translated from the coding sequence ATGGGTAGTAAAGTACTCTATATAGACTATGAACGGTGTATTGGCTGCCGCGCTTGTGTTATTGGGTGCGAGGAATGTAGTGGACATGACCACTTATCAAGAATGTTCGTAGATGAGCTAAACCCTGGTGAGACTGTTGCCACTTCCCCTACCCCTTGTATGCACTGTGAAACCCCTGCATGCGCAGAGTCATGTCCTGTACAAGCCATTTCTGTAACAGAAGATGGGTTTGTTTTATCTGCATCTCTTGAAAAGTGTATCGGTTGCAAAAATTGTACATATGCTTGTCCATTTGGTATCCCAAGAGTCGATGACGAAAAGAAATTCATGTATAAATGTGACATGTGCTATGACCGCACTAAAGAAGGGAGACCTACGATGTGTGCTAGTGTTTGTCCAACAGATACTATTCAATACTTGGATGAGGAAGAGCTTAAAAACTTTCCATCAAAACCGGTTCAATTTAAATGGGATTTCGGGGGGACGGTTATTGAAACGAAGACAGTTGTTGGAAAGCCTGATACGAAAGAGCACCGTTTTGGATATTGGGATAATGAAGGAGTGTCATTATGA